The Planctomycetia bacterium sequence CCACGATGGCACTGCGTGTCACCCGTCCTGGTTTCATCAATGGTATGCAGGTGCTGGCACAGTCGAGCGATCCGTTGCCCCATCTCCCAAGCGTGGAACGCTGGCGCAAAGGATCACGGAAAACGCCCTACGATCCGAATCTCGAAGCCAGCAGGCAGGAAATGCGTTCCATGGCTTGTGCTCAGTGCCATGTGGAGTATTACTTCAAAGGCGAAAAGAAATTGCTGACATACCCCTGGCACAAAGGATTGAAGGCTGACCAGATTGAAGAATACTACGATGAAGTGGGCTGGAAAGACTGGGTGCATGCTGATTCCGGTGCTCCGGTTCTCAAAGCTCAACATCCCGAATTTGAACTCTGGTCGCAAGGCATCCATGCTCGTTCCGGCGTTTCCTGTGCCGATTGTCACATGCCTTATAAACGTGAAGGTGCTATCAAGGTTAGTGACCATCACATCCGGAGCCCGATGCTCAACATCTCGCGTGCTTGTCAGACCTGCCATCATTACCCTGAGCAGGAAATTCTGAGCCGGGTGAATGCCATTCAAGACCGCACGAAGAACCTGATGCTGCGGGCAGAGAATGCCACGGTCGATCTGATCAAGGCATTGAATGAGGCAGGCAAGCAGGGCAAAAACGATGAACAACTGAAAGCGGTTCGTGCACTTCATCGCAAAGCGCAGTGGCGTCTAGATTTCATCGCTGCAGAAAACTCAACGGGTTTCCATGCCCCACAGGAATCAGCCAGGCTGCTGGGTGAAGCCATCGATTTCGCCCGCCAGGGGCAGATCAAACTGCTTGAAGTAAATAAGCCGACTGGAAAACCTTAAAGTGATTTCGCTAATCCAAGCGAAAGTCGAGGTGTTCGATGTTATTCAGATTCTCCCTCTCCATCGTGCTGTTGCTGCTTGTTGCATTGACACTTTTTGCAAGCGATATCGAACGTGAACCCATTAATTATTCCAAGGCAACTCCTGACAACTTGATCAGCAGGCTGCAGGAGAAACTGGAAGCAGGCAAAGCAAGACTGAAGTACGATCCGGAACATGGCTACCTCAAAGAACTGTTACGTGAGTTCAGTATCCCACTTTCATCTCAGGTATTGGTGTTTTCCAAAACCAGTCTGCAACGCAGCCATATCAGTCCCAAAACGCCTCGGGCCATCTATTTCAATGATGACATCTATCTTGGATACTGCATGAATGGCAGTGTCATGGAAATTTCCGTGGCCGATTCAAAACTGGGAACGGTCTTCTACACGATCGATCAGGAACAACAATCCAAGCCTGTCATCAAACGACAGACAGACAGTTGTCTGGTTTGCCATGCATCATCCTACAATCACGGCTTGCCCGGACATCTCGTCCGTTCGGTTTATCCTGACAGTACCGGCGAGCCACTGCTCGCATCCGGGTCGTATCGTACGGATCATACCAGTGCATTCGCTGAACGCTGGGGCGGCTGGTATGTGTCTGGTACTCATGGCAAGCAGGAACACATGGGAAATCAAATATTCAGTAAACGAAAGAATGAATCGTCAGGTAATCAACCTGCCAGCCAGAATCTGAATGATCTTTCCAGGTTCTTTACAGCTTCCATGTACCCATCGCCACACAGCGATATCGTAGCACTCATGGTCCTGGAGCACCAGACTATGGTTCATAATCGAATAACTCGTGCGTTGCTCGAAACCCGGATGGCTCAGCACTATCAGGATGATTTGAATAAAGCACTTCAGGAAAAGCCGGGGACGGTCTTTGATTCCACAAAAAGGCGCATCGAGAATCTGGCAGATGAACTGCTGAAATGCATGCTGTTGAGCGATGAAACAAAATTGACCAATCCGATAACTGGCACCACTTCATTTGCAAAAGAATTCACGGAGAATGGTCCACGGGACAGCAAAGGTCGTTCACTCCGAGATCTCGATTTGCAAACGAGGTTGTTTAAGTATCCATGCAGTTACCTGATCTATTCCAAATCTTTCGATGCATTACCACCGGCAGTACTAGACGTCTTCTACCAGAAACTGTTCAA is a genomic window containing:
- a CDS encoding ammonia-forming cytochrome c nitrite reductase subunit c552; translation: MLLWQNIAERKQEALQNVFKVVEVTEDTIDPAIWGKNYPRQYDSYSRTVDVERTRHGGSEAFQKLDDDPRWRILFKGYAFGVDYREERGHAYMLKDQEETERVKNFKQPGACLHCHASVLTAYQQTGVKAGIPNDAAHRQQAIMKGFEEVCAMPYAEANKLVSHPVSCVDCHDPATMALRVTRPGFINGMQVLAQSSDPLPHLPSVERWRKGSRKTPYDPNLEASRQEMRSMACAQCHVEYYFKGEKKLLTYPWHKGLKADQIEEYYDEVGWKDWVHADSGAPVLKAQHPEFELWSQGIHARSGVSCADCHMPYKREGAIKVSDHHIRSPMLNISRACQTCHHYPEQEILSRVNAIQDRTKNLMLRAENATVDLIKALNEAGKQGKNDEQLKAVRALHRKAQWRLDFIAAENSTGFHAPQESARLLGEAIDFARQGQIKLLEVNKPTGKP